The DNA sequence GTCATCATATTACCTAATGCAATGTAGGTTTGTTTACTTGCCCAATCAAACATTGACCTTTCACTGTCTAAAAGATGGAGATCATTCTCTTGAAACACTTTATAGCGCTCATGGACTTTTGGAATTAACTCTTCTGGAAGTCCTTTAACTGTTAAGAGATGATTCGTTATATAATCTGAATCATATTTCGTATCCACTTTAGTTCGAGCAAGTAGAGCAACAAAGTGACTGGCAGTAGGTAGTTGGCCTTGTGCTCCCCAGGTGACTTCTTTTAACTTCTCTCTCAATTGTTGGTTTTGGATTACGACAAACTTCCAAGGTTCGATTCCGATTGAACTAGGTGATAACCTTGCTGTTTCTAAAATAAAGTTAAAATCATCCTCTGGAATGATTTTGTCCGGATCAAATTTCTTCGTTGCGTGCCTAAACTGAAATGCTGCTAAAATCTGTTCTTTTATGGCGTCTTTGTTTTCCATATGTATCTCCCCTTTTTCTACACAAAGCTCTTTAATAAGTATTTGCTAACCCTTATGTATTTACCCAAGGGTTACGCTTTGAAACAATTAGTGAATTAATTTTTAGGTGCTCCCCAGTTACATGATATCTTTTACGAGAAAGTAGTCTTTTAACACCTTGGTAAGATACTCATAGGGGGTTGTTTCTACTTGGCCATAGACTTTATCGGTGTACAA is a window from the Anaerobacillus sp. CMMVII genome containing:
- a CDS encoding NAD(P)H-dependent oxidoreductase, whose protein sequence is MENKDAIKEQILAAFQFRHATKKFDPDKIIPEDDFNFILETARLSPSSIGIEPWKFVVIQNQQLREKLKEVTWGAQGQLPTASHFVALLARTKVDTKYDSDYITNHLLTVKGLPEELIPKVHERYKVFQENDLHLLDSERSMFDWASKQTYIALGNMMTAAAQIGIDSCPVEGFHYDSVHQIFEEEGLLENGHLDISVMVAFGYRAEEPRPKTRKKKEDVIKWIY